The following coding sequences lie in one Bicyclus anynana chromosome 21, ilBicAnyn1.1, whole genome shotgun sequence genomic window:
- the LOC112054659 gene encoding radial spoke head protein 6 homolog A yields the protein MKFPKTTECRHWRFTLVASKSEKLDQEGEEEQELDLEEDTEKPRVVDLIEHNGYFREGGYGLPDSECYALYIALHMLAIKEPISTVRFFGKIFGTKMNYYVAEVDLTIEELDRRIREFELKDMPGEEGLDEDKPPDAGEEQKELGGEETKEEKPKVPVPPKLPPLPKSTWTPPIPIPVERPGQGVNKKVFYVCNQPGEPWVVLPDVTPDQIRVARLTVRCMTGDLDAEVLTFPPFEGTERNYLRAQIARIHASTSISPQGFFTFGSGEEEEDIDLEEGGGDLAFSPNPYYRGHTLKDLLDSNLTYWVHHGRYILKQGRTLWWNPNAGMDEGVEEEEDEGPVPIPPESGPMLFTPLSEDARIEGLPAWSTRISSTLVPERALAVLRSNIWPGAVAYSTSGKKSECLYVGWGLKNQPPNFSPLQLALPQDEYIIGPEVMEMADPTFADEEAYRIAHLPPPPPPELPGEGEGFALEEEEED from the exons ATGA AATTTCCTAAAACAACAGAGTGCCGCCACTGGAGATTCACt CTAGTGGCTAGCAAATCGGAAAAACTAGATCAAGAGGGTGAGGAGGAGCAAGAACTGGACCTGGAGGAAGACACAGAGAAGCCAAGAGTAGTGGATCTTATCGAGCATAACGGTTACTTTCGAGAG GGTGGTTACGGACTACCAGACAGCGAGTGCTACGCGCTTTACATAGCTCTCCACATGCTTGCCATCAAGGAGCCTATCTCTACTGTTAG ATTTTTCGGAAAGATTTTCGGAACCAAAATGAATTACTACGTGGCTGAAGTAGATTTGACTATAGAAGAGCTGGACAGAAGAATTCGG GAGTTTGAATTGAAAGACATGCCCGGCGAGGAAGGTCTGGACGAAGATAAGCCTCCGGATGCCGGCGAAGAACAAAAGGAATTAG GCGGGGAAGAAACAAAAGAAGAGAAGCCGAAGGTGCCGGTTCCCCCTAAACTACCTCCCCTCCCTAAGTCCACGTGGACGCCTCCCATACCTATACCCGTCGAGAGACCTGGACAAGGGGTCAATAAGAAG GTATTCTACGTGTGCAACCAGCCTGGTGAGCCGTGGGTGGTGCTGCCGGACGTTACTCCGGATCAGATCCGAGTGGCCAGGCTCACGGTCCGGTGCATGACTGGTGACTTGGATGCtgag GTACTTACGTTTCCGCCCTTCGAAGGCACAGAGCGGAACTATCTCCGAGCTCAAATAGCTCGGATCCATGCGTCTACGTCAATATCGCCGCAGGGGTTCTTCACCTTCGGCTCCGGGGAGGAAGAGGAGGACATCGACTTGGAGGAAGGGGGAG GAGATCTGGCCTTCAGTCCCAACCCATACTACCGGGGCCACACGTTGAAGGATCTGCTGGACTCCAACCTGACGTACTGGGTGCATCACGGGAGATACATCCTCAAGCAGGGCAGGACTTTGTGGTGGAACCCTAATGCTGGGATG GATGAGGGTGTAGAAGAGGAAGAAGACGAAGGCCCCGTACCAATACCGCCGGAGTCAGGCCCCATGCTGTTCACGCCGCTGTCTGAAGACGCGCGGATCGAGGGTCTGCCTGCGTGGAGTACACGCATCAGCTCCACCCTGGTGCCGGAGCGAGCCCTCGCCGTGCTGAGGAGCAACATCTGGCCGGGAGCTGTTGCTTACTCTACTTCTGGGAA AAAATCCGAGTGTTTATACGTGGGTTGGGGTCTAAAGAACCAGCCGCCCAACTTCTCCCCGCTTCAGCTGGCGCTACCACAGGACGAGTACATCATCGGGCCAGAGGTCATGGAGATGGCTGACCCTACATTTGCTGATGAAGAG GCGTATCGCATTGCTCACCTCCCCCCACCTCCACCGCCCGAGCTGCCCGGCGAAGGAGAGGGATTCGCGCTTGAAGAAGAGGAAGAAGATTGA
- the LOC112054650 gene encoding mitochondrial GTPase 1, with protein sequence MATKFEAAAYNFRKKCPYVSKDLLRWFPGHMNKGLKQMQRKLKSVDCVIEVHDARIPFTGRNPIFTNTLTGAKPHILVLNKQDLTIRSLLPKVKDQLKNEEGIQNVVYTNSKDQNCRGLKTLRPLMVDIIKNSNRYNRSEELDYNVMIIGVPNVGKSSLINMLRSRNMHMKHALPVGAVAGVTRSLMMKIKINTNPDIFMLDTPGILEPSVSNIEMGLKLALCASLQDHLVGEEIIADYLLYWLNSHGQFRYVDYMGLTEPCDDINKVLISGALKFNRVRRTRDFDGQLRDVPDITDVARTMIRAFRTGELGRTLLDIDLLKRDRDKAEHSLA encoded by the exons ATGGCAACGAAATTTGAGGCTGCTGCTTATAATTTCCGAAAAAAATGCCCGTACGTGAGCAAGGACCTGCTCCGATGGTTCCCGGGTCACATGAACAAAGGTTTAAAGCAAATGCAAAGGAAATTGAAGTCTGTCGATTGTGTAATCGAAGTTCATGACGCCAGAATACCGTTTACAGGCCGAAATCCTATATTTACAAACACACTGACTGGCGCTAAGCCTCATATACTAGTGCtaaataaacaagatttaaCGATAAGATCTTTATTACCGAAAGTAAAGGACCAATTGAAAAATGAAGAGGGAATCCAGAATGTAGTGTATACGAACTCTAAGGATCAAAACTGTCGGGGCTTAAAAACTTTGCGACCTCTCATGGTGGATATTATAAAGAATTCCAACAG ATATAACCGTAGTGAAGAACTGGACTACAATGTGATGATCATCGGTGTGCCAAATGTCGGGAAATCGTCCCTCATCAACATGCTGAGGAGTAGAAACATGCATATGAAACATGCTCTGCCTGTCGGAGCTGTCGCTGGAGTCACCCGCAGCCTCAtgatgaaaatcaaaataaacacTAACCCTGATATATTTATGCTCGATACACCAG GCATCCTGGAACCTTCAGTCAGTAATATTGAGATGGGACTCAAGCTGGCTCTGTGCGCATCGCTGCAAGACCATCTGGTGGGGGAGGAGATCATCGCAGACTATCTGCTGTACTGGCTCAACAGCCATGGCCAATTCCGATATGTAGACTACATGGGCCTCACTGAGCCGTGCGATGATATTAATAAG GTATTAATATCAGGCGCTTTGAAATTCAACCGCGTACGACGGACCCGAGACTTCGACGGACAGCTCCGGGACGTGCCGGACATCACGGACGTCGCCCGGACGATGATACGCGCGTTCCGGACAGGGGAACTGGGCAGGACGTTGCTGGACATTGATCTGTTGAAGAGGGACCGGGATAAAGCAGAACACAGTTTAGCGTAG
- the LOC112054677 gene encoding flavin reductase (NADPH) — translation MKKIVVFGATGMTGLCAVEAAVKKGLEVRAFVRDPSKLPEDIKEKVEVVKGDILEPDSVFNAIEGTDGVVIAIGTSGSLAPTSDMSEGTKNIIEGMRAKGVKNVSACISAFLFYEMDKVPPRFVDVTKDHKRMYVELKESGLNWVAVFSPHISDDPSREIIVEVNPEKSPGRCISKHDLGKFLVDSLTQEEYYKAVIGLCNAPLPQ, via the exons ATGAAAAAAATTGTGGTATTTGGTGCTACCGGCATGACCGGCCTTTGTGCAGTTGAAGCGGCTGTGAAAAAAG GCTTAGAAGTACGCGCCTTCGTTCGCGACCCTTCCAAACTGCCAGAAGACATCAAAGAAAAAGTTGAAGTTGTCAAAGGCGACATCCTCGAACCAGACTCAGTGTTTAATGCAATCGAAGGCACAGATGGAGTGGTCATTGCCATCGGAACCAGCGGCAGCCTGGCGCCTACCTCTGACATGTCAGAAGGCACCAAGAACATCATAGAAGGAATGAGAGCAAAGGGAGTCAAGAATGTCTCGGCCTGTATTTCAGCCTTCTTGTTCTATGAGATGGATAAGGTCCCTCCCCGGTTTGTGGATGTGACGAAAGACCACAAACGGATGTATGTGGAACTCAAAGAGAGTGGTCTTAACTGGGTGGCGGTGTTCTCTCCTCATATCTCTG ACGACCCCAGTCGCGAAATAATCGTTGAAGTGAACCCGGAGAAGTCACCAGGCCGCTGCATATCCAAGCACGACCTCGGCAAGTTCCTAGTAGACTCCCTCACCCAGGAGGAATACTACAAGGCGGTCATAGGACTGTGCAACGCGCCCCTACCGCAGTGA